One window from the genome of Montipora foliosa isolate CH-2021 chromosome 5, ASM3666993v2, whole genome shotgun sequence encodes:
- the LOC138002341 gene encoding uncharacterized protein: MEDLSQLTVDQIREMLGKKGLPTTGKRKVLVERLVNAQHDSKSDVIAPELKKGSNLAVASKEPLQVKSEVEIQEVSSIRRKARALQMDMDALIQDILYLSQNASNKIKVQLRIERLTVYRENYLQLRNELIALVAEDMMEEELRRWGKILSEVDKAVDAAHEFLNKDCDVGDHSSRDIAYSDSRVSSNLKLSRIELPKFNGDVLKFQNFWDQFEAAVHNNVDLPNVQKFTYLRSVLNGNALKAIDGYEVTGANYEAAVECLKHRYGGKRMIISFLVKSVIKMDAKSVVNASSLRDLYDTFMNRTRALEALGEDPMSHGCILLPLLRPSYHLSYWKNGS, from the coding sequence ATGGAAGACTTATCTCAACTCACAGTCGACCAAATTCGTGAAATGCTTGGAAAAAAGGGATTGCCGACTACTGGAAAGAGAAAAGTCTTAGTGGAAAGGTTAGTGAACGCTCAGCATGATTCGAAGTCAGATGTTATTGCACCAGAGTTAAAGAAAGGTTCGAATTTAGCCGTGGCTTCGAAGGAACCTCTTCAAGtgaaaagtgaagttgaaattcaGGAGGTTAGTTCAATTAGACGTAAAGCCAGAGCCTTGCAAATGGATATGGATGCGCTGATTCAGGATATTTTGTATCTAAGTCAAAATGcaagcaacaaaatcaaagtgCAGTTGAGAATTGAAAGGCTAACTGTGTACCGTGAGAATTATCTTCAACTGAGAAATGAATTAATCGCGCTTGTTGCAGAGGATATGATGGAGGAGGAACTCCGAAGATGGGGAAAAattctgagtgaagtagataaaGCTGTGGATGCTGCTCATGAATTCCTAAATAAAGATTGCGATGTGGGAGATCACTCCTCGAGGGATATTGCATACAGTGACAGTCGTGTATCCTCAAATCTGAAATTATCGAGAATTGAGTTGCCAAAGTTTAATGGCGAtgtgttgaaatttcaaaacttctggGATCAGTTTGAAGCTGCAGTGCATAACAATGTTGATTTACCAAATGTTCAGAAGTTTACTTATCTACGCTCGGTGCTAAATGGAAATGCCTTGAAAGCAATAGACGGATACGAAGTAACCGGAGCAAATTATGAAGCAGCTGTTGAATGCCTTAAACACAGGTATGGAGGAAAACGTATGATCATCTCATTTCTAGTGAAATCTGTCATCAAGATGGATGCTAAGTCAGTTGTTAATGCATCCTCCCTCAGAGATCTCTATGATACCTTTATGAACAGAACTAGAGCTTTAGAGGCTCTTGGAGAAGATCCAATGAGCCATGGATGTATTTTGTTACCCCTTTTGAGACCAAGTTACCACCTCAGTTATTGGAAAAATGGGAGTTGA
- the LOC138002339 gene encoding uncharacterized protein, whose product MWVQEVVYKEEFEKLKAGEVLPSNSRLLKLDPYYDRDDQVLRVGGRLQFADLPEQSKHQIILPHGHPEVAKMVQDVHKNMLHAGPETVLSTLKQKVWLTQGRREVKRVIRRCVACKRKRVGPCSQKMGQLPEERISCSRAFAHVETVFAGPLYVKEGLNIKKAYVCIFTCASSRMVHLELTHSLTTDEFLQAFSRMTSRRGLCHTVWSDNAQTFKAASREIQKLYDEPTTESQRMWSTLDQDQIKSEFSSRGIKWKFITERSPWRGGWWERFCRAIKEPLRKVLGRALLTFSELNTLLVRIEGIINSRPLTAVSDDCRDSLPITPAHLAIGRPINQLPERKESSLEETSKRTVERYLYLQRLLNHYCKRWKQEYLHLLSVRNKWHKEIPSIRVGDIVLISDDNVPRTKWPLAKVERVYPGNDGLVRTATVRAHNSFYNRPVQRLHKLEIESAASQVSPEAEDPVHGGEKPQTNTVHAASIPVSKPKLSVVLPEGGQGGENVTARTRTGRVIKKPERL is encoded by the coding sequence ATGTGGGTGCAGGAAGTGGTCTACAAAGAAGAATTCGAGAAACTGAAAGCTGGAGAAGTACTTCCCAGTAACAGCCGCCTCCTGAAACTGGACCCTTATTATGACAGAGATGATCAGGTATTAAGAGTTGGTGGGAGACTACAGTTTGCTGATCTTCCCGAACAGAGCAAGCATCAAATAATCTTGCCTCACGGACATCCTGAAGTTGCCAAGATGGTACAAGATGTACATAAGAACATGTTGCATGCTGGTCCAGAAACGGTATTATCAACTTTAAAGCAGAAAGTTTGGCTAACTCAAGGAAGACGTGAGGTTAAACGTGTCATCAGAAGATGTGTAGCTTGCAAAAGAAAACGAGTTGGACCTTGTTCCCAGAAAATGGGTCAGTTGCCAGAGGAAAGAATTTCCTGTTCACGAGCTTTCGCGCATGTTGAGACTGTTTTTGCGGGACCACTTTATGTGAAAGAGGGCTTAAACATTAAGAAAGCATATGTGTGTATTTTCACATGCGCATCATCTCGTATGGTTCACCTGGAACTTACACATAGTTTGACAACTGATGAGTTCCTTCAAGCTTTTAGTCGCATGACGAGTCGCAGAGGTCTTTGCCATACAGTGTGGTCAGACAATGCACAAACCTTCAAGGCAGCAAGCAGGGAAATTCAGAAATTATACGATGAACCCACCACTGAAAGTCAAAGAATGTGGAGTACGCTGGATCAAGATCAAATCAAGTCAGAGTTCTCATCACGAGGGATCAAGTGGAAATTCATCACAGAGCGTTCCCCATGGAGAGGTGGATGGTGGGAACGATTTTGCAGAGCGATAAAAGAACCACTGCGTAAGGTCCTTGGAAGGGCACTTCTCACCTTTTCTGAGCTAAACACGTTGCTGGTCAGAATCGAAGGTATCATTAACTCGCGGCCGTTGACCGCAGTAAGTGATGATTGCAGAGACTCGTTACCTATTACACCTGCTCATCTTGCAATTGGTAGGCCAATCAACCAGTTaccggaaaggaaagaaagtagCTTAGAGGAGACCAGTAAGAGGACTGTCGAAAGGTATCTGTACCTGCAGAGACTACTCAATCACTACTGCAAGCGTTGGAAACAAGAGTACCTACATCTCCTATCGGTAAGAAACAAGTGGCATAAAGAGATCCCTTCTATTCGAGTAGGCGACATTGTACTTATTTCTGACGACAATGTGCCGCGCACCAAATGGCCGTTGGCTAAAGTTGAAAGGGTTTATCCAGGTAACGACGGGCTTGTGCGGACCGCTACAGTTAGAGCGCATAACAGTTTCTACAACAGACCCGTTCAACGTTTACACAAGTTAGAGATTGAATCAGCAGCTTCACAAGTAAGCCCGGAAGCAGAGGATCCAGTCCATGGTGGGGAGAAGCCACAAACGAACACTGTTCATGCTGCAAGTATACCTGTTTCCAAGCCTAAATTGAGCGTTGTCCTCCCCGAAGGAGGACAAGGTGGGGAGAATGTTACAGCCCGTACTCGTACTGGAAGAGTGATAAAGAAGCCTGAGAGACTGTGA
- the LOC138002340 gene encoding uncharacterized protein, which produces MFLQVKLAPEDRDVHRYLWRDLQPNEAPKVYRMQRLTFGVNASPFLAIATVHAHVNKYKEMSPYAVEEILQNMYVDDCLTGADTVDSTLKLQQEMSEIMMTAAFNLTKWASNSELVMDAIDPAKRASSPFVEFNSSDPLKALGVSWDLNSDHFRFLAPSGIISSHDPMSKRSLLGLASKMFDPLGLISPFTVRAKILFQELWLKGLQWDDPLDSDTKAKWLSWKSESLQLKDVTIPRCFGNGITQDSVVEVHSFGDASPKAYGAAVYIRIRDKQDNVSSQLVISKSRVAPIKKLSLPRLELLAAVVNARLLKFVVGALPMKVARVVCWSDSMVALHWIKGQSSSWRPFVANRVAEVQSTWDPECWRYCGSKENPADLLTRGLSCSDMISSTLWWNGPQWMSSPCEPLPAQPENEAAPAEACEEKRTTHVYTAVVVEPLIDMSRYGTW; this is translated from the coding sequence ATGTTTCTGCAAGTCAAACTAGCACCAGAGGACAGAGATGTTCACCGCTACCTGTGGAGAGATTTACAGCCTAACGAAGCACCAAAGGTGTACAGAATGCAGCGATTGACTTTCGGTGTGAACGCAAGTCCTTTCCTTGCAATTGCTACAGTCCACgctcatgtaaacaaatacaaagaaatgtcccCGTATGCAGtagaagaaattttacaaaatatgtatgTCGATGACTGCCTGACAGGAGCCGATACAGTAGATTCAACTTTGAAGCTTCAACAAGAAATGTCAGAAATTATGATGACAGCGGCATTCAATTTGACCAAGTGGGCAAGTAACTCAGAGCTAGTAATGGATGCTATTGACCCAGCTAAAAGAGCCTCATCGCCATTCGTGGAGTTCAATTCGAGCGACCCCCTAAAAGCACTTGGCGTGTCATGGGACTTGAACTCTGACCACTTTAGATTCCTCGCACCGAGTGGAATCATCTCATCCCATGATCCAATGTCAAAGAGAAGTCTACTTGGTCTGGCATCGAAAATGTTTGACCCACTGGGGCTGATATCACCCTTCACTGTTAGagccaaaatccttttccaagaGTTGTGGTTGAAAGGATTACAGTGGGATGACCCGTTAGATAGCGACACTAAAGCAAAGTGGTTAAGTTGGAAGTCCGAGTCGTTGCAGCTAAAGGATGTGACTATCCCTCGATGCTTCGGAAATGGTATTACACAAGACTCTGTGGTAGAGGTGCATAGTTTTGGAGATGCTTCCCCCAAGGCGTATGGAGCAGCAGTGTACATTCGAATAAGAGACAAGCAAGACAATGTGTCCTCACAGCTGGTAATATCGAAGTCCAGAGTCGCGCCCATTAAGAAGCTGTCACTTCCAAGGCTGGAACTTTTAGCAGCAGTTGTAAATGCCAGGTTGCTAAAATTTGTTGTAGGTGCTTTGCCAATGAAGGTGGCTAGGGTTGTGTGTTGGTCAGATAGCATGGTGGCACTGCATTGGATAAAAGGGCAGAGTTCTTCCTGGAGGCCATTTGTTGCCAATCGTGTGGCTGAGGTACAGTCAACATGGGATCCTGAGTGTTGGAGGTATTGTGGAAGTAAGGAGAACCCTGCAGACTTGTTGACGCGTGGGTTAAGCTGTAGTGATATGATTTCAAGCACTTTGTGGTGGAATGGACCCCAATGGATGTCTTCGCCTTGTGAACCACTACCCGCTCAACCCGAAAACGAAGCTGCTCCCGCTGAAGCTTGCGAGGAAAAAAGAACTACCCATGTGTATACAGCAGTCGTTGTAGAACCACTGATTGATATGTCACGCTACGGGACATGGTAA